A section of the Pimelobacter simplex genome encodes:
- a CDS encoding YraN family protein, which produces MTTAQARHAIGAYGEAVAARHLGDLGLVVLERNWRCDEGELDLVLRDGPVLVVCEVKTRSSLVAGSPHEAVTAAKLARLQRLGERWARERGLRPAGLRIDLVAVLRPERGPAVVDHVRGLC; this is translated from the coding sequence ATGACGACAGCACAAGCCCGGCACGCGATCGGGGCATACGGCGAAGCGGTGGCGGCCCGCCACCTCGGTGACCTCGGGCTGGTGGTGCTCGAGCGCAACTGGCGCTGCGACGAGGGCGAGCTCGACCTCGTCCTGCGCGACGGACCGGTCCTCGTGGTCTGCGAGGTCAAGACCCGCTCCTCGCTGGTCGCCGGCTCCCCGCACGAGGCGGTCACCGCGGCCAAGCTCGCCCGGCTCCAGCGGCTGGGGGAGCGCTGGGCCCGCGAGCGGGGCCTGCGGCCGGCGGGTCTCCGCATCGACCTCGTCGCGGTCCTGCGCCCCGAGCGCGGACCCGCGGTGGTCGACCACGTCCGGGGGCTGTGCTGA
- a CDS encoding TadE/TadG family type IV pilus assembly protein: MLRRRVPSRPDARGAAAVEFALILPVLMIIVVGIINYGDMLSVRQSVSQAAAEGARAAAVTTGSDSDKTTAAMSAVSGALSAQGKTCTSNCKVTLAPCVGETSKQCATVTVEIAYKGIIPGFGLILPDKLKYTAVARVS, encoded by the coding sequence GTGCTGCGAAGGCGCGTTCCGTCGCGCCCTGACGCGCGGGGTGCCGCGGCGGTCGAGTTCGCCCTGATCCTCCCGGTGCTGATGATCATCGTCGTCGGGATCATCAACTACGGCGACATGCTCAGCGTCCGCCAGTCCGTCAGCCAGGCCGCCGCCGAGGGCGCCCGCGCCGCCGCGGTCACGACCGGCAGCGACAGCGACAAGACCACCGCCGCGATGAGCGCCGTCAGCGGCGCGCTGTCCGCGCAGGGCAAGACCTGCACCAGCAACTGCAAGGTCACCCTGGCGCCCTGCGTCGGCGAGACCTCCAAGCAGTGCGCGACCGTCACGGTCGAGATCGCCTACAAGGGGATCATCCCCGGGTTCGGGCTGATCCTCCCCGACAAGCTGAAGTACACCGCGGTCGCGAGGGTGAGCTGA
- the lepB gene encoding signal peptidase I, with product MTNDETPPEPADQAPAAAEDDAADDAAPAKRERKHLPVWQESILLLVVALGLAIVIKALFVQAFYIPSESMEPGLVKNDRILVQKVSYWFGGSPQRGDVVVFEDPGQWLGPSDEQGPTGIANLLSKVGLYPTGGHLVKRVIGTEGDVIECCDKQGRIKINGKPLDEPYLNKDPGECHAALFDDWSITKDSALSGPCDWIIGPIPKGKLLVLGDNRAHSADSRAHLCSPDDDPCTQSPWVDKSLVVGKVFTLIWPRDRWRWITRPDTFDAIPDSPPADLVKKAEKADAVPGT from the coding sequence GTGACGAACGACGAGACGCCGCCGGAACCCGCCGACCAGGCGCCGGCCGCTGCGGAGGACGACGCGGCAGACGACGCGGCCCCCGCGAAGCGGGAGCGCAAGCACCTCCCGGTCTGGCAGGAGAGCATCCTGCTGCTCGTCGTGGCCCTCGGTCTGGCGATCGTGATCAAGGCGCTGTTCGTCCAGGCGTTCTACATCCCGTCGGAGTCGATGGAGCCGGGTCTGGTCAAGAACGACCGGATCCTCGTGCAGAAGGTCTCCTACTGGTTCGGCGGCTCCCCCCAGCGCGGGGACGTCGTCGTCTTCGAGGACCCGGGCCAGTGGCTCGGCCCCTCCGACGAGCAGGGCCCCACCGGCATCGCCAACCTGCTCTCCAAGGTCGGCCTGTACCCGACCGGCGGCCACCTGGTGAAGCGCGTCATCGGCACCGAGGGCGATGTCATCGAGTGCTGCGACAAGCAGGGCCGGATCAAGATCAACGGCAAGCCGCTCGACGAGCCCTACCTCAACAAGGACCCGGGTGAGTGCCACGCGGCGCTCTTCGACGACTGGTCGATCACCAAGGACTCCGCCCTGTCGGGTCCCTGCGACTGGATCATCGGCCCGATCCCCAAGGGCAAGCTGCTCGTGCTCGGCGACAACCGTGCCCACTCGGCCGACTCCCGGGCCCACCTGTGCTCGCCGGACGACGATCCGTGCACCCAGAGTCCCTGGGTCGACAAGAGCCTGGTCGTCGGCAAGGTCTTCACCCTGATCTGGCCGCGCGACCGCTGGCGCTGGATCACCCGCCCCGACACCTTCGACGCCATCCCGGACAGCCCGCCGGCCGACCTGGTCAAGAAGGCCGAGAAGGCCGACGCGGTCCCCGGGACCTAG
- a CDS encoding ribonuclease HII, with product MSTLPKGATVRRDAGLYGYERALRRHGFEPVAGVDEAGRGACAGPLVAGAAILPAGKAGIVPGLADSKLLTAAARERCYDQIVRRALAWSVVVIPHDECDRLGMHVANVEALRRAVAKLALPASYVLTDGFPVDGLGVPGLAVWKGDRVAACVAAASVLAKVTRDRMMVELDEQWPAYDFKTHKGYITATHTAALEEHGPSPVHRMRFVNVRRAAGLEPLPGDEG from the coding sequence ATGTCCACCCTGCCCAAGGGCGCGACGGTACGGCGCGACGCCGGCCTCTACGGCTACGAGCGGGCGCTGCGCCGGCACGGCTTCGAGCCCGTCGCCGGCGTCGACGAGGCCGGCCGCGGTGCCTGCGCCGGGCCCCTGGTGGCCGGCGCGGCCATCCTGCCCGCCGGCAAGGCCGGGATCGTGCCGGGCCTGGCCGACTCCAAGCTCCTCACCGCCGCGGCCCGCGAGCGCTGCTACGACCAGATCGTGCGGCGCGCGCTGGCCTGGTCCGTGGTGGTGATCCCGCACGACGAGTGCGACCGGCTCGGGATGCACGTCGCCAACGTCGAGGCGCTGCGCCGTGCGGTCGCCAAGCTGGCCCTGCCCGCGTCGTACGTGCTGACGGACGGGTTCCCCGTCGACGGCCTGGGCGTGCCCGGCCTCGCGGTCTGGAAGGGCGACCGGGTCGCGGCCTGCGTCGCCGCGGCATCGGTGCTCGCCAAGGTCACCCGCGACCGGATGATGGTCGAGCTCGACGAGCAGTGGCCGGCGTACGACTTCAAGACCCACAAGGGCTACATCACGGCCACCCACACCGCCGCCCTCGAGGAGCACGGCCCCTCGCCGGTGCACCGGATGCGGTTCGTCAACGTACGACGCGCGGCGGGACTGGAGCCGCTGCCGGGTGACGAGGGCTAG
- a CDS encoding GNAT family N-acetyltransferase → MLDIPALHESLDDVRAWLGEWDTYVVRRAGRLVAAVRGRLEGEAGDRWDIGRIMVAPDLQGSGLGRVLLEHIQAVAPAAATSYVLFTGAASARNQRMYKKAGFRLRTDLPSPPGAVVLTKRRER, encoded by the coding sequence ATGCTCGACATCCCCGCGCTGCACGAGTCGCTCGACGACGTCCGGGCCTGGCTGGGGGAGTGGGACACCTATGTCGTCCGACGCGCCGGGCGCCTGGTCGCCGCCGTCCGCGGACGCCTCGAGGGCGAGGCCGGGGACCGCTGGGACATCGGCCGGATCATGGTCGCCCCCGACCTCCAGGGCTCCGGGCTCGGCCGGGTGCTGCTGGAGCACATCCAGGCGGTCGCGCCGGCCGCGGCGACGTCGTACGTGCTGTTCACGGGGGCGGCCAGCGCCCGCAACCAGCGGATGTACAAGAAGGCCGGCTTCCGGCTGCGCACGGACCTGCCCTCGCCCCCGGGTGCCGTGGTGCTCACCAAGCGTCGCGAGCGCTGA
- a CDS encoding RNA-binding protein, which yields MLADALEHLVRGVVDHPDDVVVRDKQLRRGSVLEVRVHPDDLGKVIGRGGRTATAFRTVVSAIAGNSGTRIDFVDTDRR from the coding sequence ATGCTCGCTGACGCGCTGGAGCACCTCGTCCGCGGAGTGGTCGACCACCCCGACGACGTGGTCGTGCGCGACAAGCAGCTGCGGCGCGGGTCCGTGCTCGAGGTCCGGGTGCACCCCGACGACCTCGGCAAGGTGATCGGTCGGGGCGGCCGTACGGCCACTGCCTTCCGCACCGTGGTCTCCGCGATCGCCGGCAACAGCGGCACCCGGATCGACTTCGTCGACACCGACCGCCGCTAG
- a CDS encoding YifB family Mg chelatase-like AAA ATPase gives MPFATARCVALDGARGHLIDVQADVSPGQANVVLVGRADTALREGIDRVRMAITNSNLTWPATKRSTILLSPADLPKSGTQFDLAMALGVLAADGQVEHEALRGTVFLGELTLAGGLRPAIGVLPMTLAAAERGIRRVVVPEPQAAEAAMVPDVDVIGARSLAQVVALLAGEPPPDAPPVAALSGAHLIGWRGDERLDEVDLADLRGMLDEKYAVEVAAAGGHAVLLTGPKGCGKTSLAERIPTILPDLTTEESLELTALHSLAGVLDPGQGMLVRPPFAAPHHDASKASIIGGGLGRVHPGALSRAHCGVLFLDEFPLFRSDVIEALRQPLESGEITIARRDESVTLPAAGLLVLASNPCPCGNWRPHARSNRCACAERVRRAYQARTAGPIADRIDVLRQLQPASPASHDPFRPPEPSAAVRARVTAARDRQLARYDGHPWRLNSQVPSPRLKDTWPVSAPAQRLVDAEMYAGRLSARGAVRVQRLAWTVADLLAVRTGVDVTPGRAEVEVALRLRFGLPLEMGTLRPEAREPEPDLLPAQPGLVAVPSDVERAR, from the coding sequence ATGCCGTTCGCGACCGCCCGCTGCGTCGCGCTCGACGGAGCCCGCGGCCACCTCATCGACGTCCAGGCCGACGTCTCGCCCGGCCAGGCCAATGTCGTCCTCGTGGGCCGCGCCGACACCGCGCTGCGCGAGGGCATCGACCGGGTCCGGATGGCGATCACCAACAGCAACCTCACCTGGCCCGCCACCAAGCGCTCGACGATCCTGCTCTCGCCGGCCGACCTGCCCAAGTCCGGCACCCAGTTCGACCTCGCGATGGCGTTGGGCGTGCTCGCCGCCGACGGCCAGGTCGAGCACGAGGCGCTGCGCGGCACCGTCTTCCTCGGCGAGCTGACCCTCGCCGGCGGGCTGCGGCCGGCGATCGGGGTGCTCCCGATGACGCTCGCCGCGGCCGAGCGCGGCATCCGCCGGGTCGTCGTACCGGAGCCGCAGGCCGCCGAGGCCGCCATGGTCCCCGACGTCGACGTGATCGGCGCGCGCTCGCTCGCCCAGGTCGTCGCGCTCCTCGCGGGCGAACCCCCGCCCGACGCCCCTCCGGTCGCCGCCCTCTCCGGCGCCCACCTGATCGGCTGGCGCGGCGACGAGCGCCTCGACGAGGTCGACCTCGCCGACCTGCGCGGCATGCTCGACGAGAAGTACGCCGTCGAGGTCGCGGCCGCCGGCGGTCACGCCGTCCTGCTGACCGGCCCCAAGGGCTGCGGCAAGACCAGCCTCGCCGAGCGGATCCCGACGATCCTCCCTGACCTCACCACCGAGGAGTCGCTCGAGCTCACCGCCCTGCACTCCCTGGCCGGCGTCCTCGACCCCGGCCAGGGGATGCTCGTGCGCCCTCCCTTCGCCGCACCCCACCACGACGCGAGCAAGGCGAGCATCATCGGCGGCGGCCTCGGCCGGGTGCACCCCGGAGCGCTGAGCCGTGCTCACTGCGGCGTGCTCTTCCTCGACGAGTTCCCGCTCTTCCGCAGCGACGTCATCGAGGCCCTGCGCCAACCCCTCGAGAGCGGCGAGATCACCATCGCCCGCCGCGACGAGTCGGTCACCCTCCCCGCCGCCGGCCTGCTCGTCCTCGCCAGCAACCCCTGCCCCTGCGGCAACTGGCGCCCCCACGCCCGCTCCAACCGTTGCGCCTGCGCCGAACGCGTCCGCCGCGCCTACCAGGCCCGTACCGCCGGCCCCATCGCCGACCGCATCGACGTCCTGCGCCAGCTCCAACCCGCCTCACCCGCCAGCCACGACCCCTTCCGCCCGCCCGAGCCCTCGGCCGCCGTACGTGCTCGGGTGACCGCGGCCCGCGACCGCCAGCTCGCCCGCTACGACGGCCACCCCTGGCGCCTCAACTCCCAGGTCCCCAGCCCCCGCCTCAAGGACACCTGGCCCGTCTCCGCCCCTGCCCAGCGCCTCGTCGACGCCGAGATGTACGCCGGCCGCCTCAGCGCCCGCGGCGCCGTCCGCGTCCAGCGGCTCGCCTGGACCGTCGCGGACCTCCTCGCAGTTCGCACCGGCGTCGACGTCACTCCCGGACGCGCGGAGGTCGAGGTGGCGCTCCGGCTGCGGTTCGGGTTGCCGCTCGAGATGGGGACGCTGCGGCCCGAGGCCCGCGAGCCGGAGCCCGATCTCCTTCCGGCTCAGCCCGGGCTCGTCGCGGTTCCCAGCGACGTGGAGCGTGCCCGGTGA
- the rplS gene encoding 50S ribosomal protein L19, giving the protein MSNPSPAVVTELGNAVKRDDVPAFRAGDTVKVHVKVIEGSRSRVQVFQGVVIRVHGSGIGRTFTVRKVSFGVGVERTFPLHSPIFESIEVVTRGDVRRAKLYYLRNLRGKAAKIKERREA; this is encoded by the coding sequence ATGAGCAACCCCAGCCCCGCCGTGGTGACCGAGCTCGGCAACGCCGTCAAGCGCGACGACGTCCCGGCCTTCCGCGCCGGTGACACCGTCAAGGTCCACGTCAAGGTCATCGAGGGCAGCCGGTCCCGCGTCCAGGTCTTCCAGGGCGTCGTGATCCGGGTCCACGGTTCCGGCATCGGCCGTACCTTCACCGTCCGCAAGGTCTCCTTCGGCGTCGGTGTCGAGCGGACCTTCCCGCTCCACTCGCCGATCTTCGAGTCCATCGAGGTCGTCACCCGCGGTGACGTTCGTCGCGCCAAGCTCTACTACCTGCGCAACCTGCGCGGCAAGGCCGCCAAGATCAAGGAGCGCCGGGAGGCCTGA
- the rimM gene encoding ribosome maturation factor RimM (Essential for efficient processing of 16S rRNA): MESIEVVVGRIGKPHGIRGEVTVDVRSDEPERRYADGAVLQAEAPRGSAFAARTLTVSRTRWHQGVLLATFAELGDRTAAEAARGVVLRAAVPADETPEDPDEFYDHQLIGLAVYDVEGTHLGEVAGLTHGAQDLLRVKTLDRREALVPFVSALVPEVDVAGGRVVVADRPGLVTPFPDEADDADGAEA, from the coding sequence GTGGAGAGCATCGAGGTCGTCGTCGGCCGGATCGGCAAGCCGCACGGCATCCGTGGCGAGGTGACGGTCGACGTCCGCAGCGACGAGCCCGAGCGCCGGTACGCCGACGGCGCGGTGCTCCAGGCCGAGGCCCCCCGGGGCTCGGCGTTCGCGGCGCGCACGCTCACCGTGAGCCGGACCCGCTGGCACCAGGGCGTGCTGCTCGCGACCTTCGCCGAGCTCGGCGACCGCACCGCGGCCGAGGCGGCGCGCGGCGTGGTGCTGCGGGCCGCCGTACCGGCGGACGAGACGCCCGAGGACCCCGACGAGTTCTACGACCACCAGCTGATCGGCCTCGCGGTCTACGACGTCGAGGGCACCCACCTCGGCGAGGTCGCCGGGCTGACCCACGGCGCCCAGGACCTGCTGCGGGTCAAGACCCTCGACCGGCGCGAGGCGCTGGTCCCGTTCGTCAGCGCGCTGGTCCCCGAGGTCGACGTGGCCGGCGGCCGGGTCGTCGTCGCCGACCGCCCGGGCCTGGTCACGCCCTTCCCCGACGAGGCGGACGACGCGGACGGGGCCGAGGCGTGA
- the rpsP gene encoding 30S ribosomal protein S16: MAVKIRLKRLGKVRVPQYRIVIVDSRKKRDGAVIEEIGKYHPKEDPSYIDVVSERAQYWLGVGAQPSEAVEAILKITGDWQKFKGIDGAEGTLKVKEPKRDKLEIFNEALKEAANEPKGAAVTKKADKKAEKVEKAEEKPAEAAAETPAEEPAAEAEAPAEEA; this comes from the coding sequence GTGGCCGTCAAGATCCGTCTGAAGCGCCTGGGCAAGGTCCGGGTCCCGCAGTACCGCATCGTCATCGTCGACTCGCGCAAGAAGCGCGACGGCGCGGTGATCGAGGAGATCGGCAAGTACCACCCCAAGGAGGACCCGTCGTACATCGACGTCGTCTCCGAGCGGGCGCAGTACTGGCTGGGCGTCGGCGCGCAGCCGTCCGAGGCCGTCGAGGCGATCCTCAAGATCACCGGTGACTGGCAGAAGTTCAAGGGCATCGACGGCGCTGAGGGCACCCTCAAGGTCAAGGAGCCCAAGCGCGACAAGCTCGAGATCTTCAACGAGGCCCTCAAGGAGGCCGCCAACGAGCCCAAGGGCGCGGCGGTGACCAAGAAGGCCGACAAGAAGGCCGAGAAGGTGGAGAAGGCCGAGGAGAAGCCCGCCGAGGCTGCTGCCGAGACCCCCGCCGAGGAGCCGGCCGCCGAGGCCGAGGCTCCCGCCGAGGAGGCCTGA
- a CDS encoding DUF2469 domain-containing protein, protein MSAEELEKYETEQELNLYREYRDVVGIFKYVVETDRRFYLCNTVDVKARSEGGDVFFEVTITDAWVWDMYRPARFAKNVKVLTFKDVNVEELATSDLELPKS, encoded by the coding sequence GTGAGTGCCGAGGAGCTCGAGAAGTACGAGACCGAGCAGGAGCTGAACCTCTACCGGGAGTACCGGGACGTCGTCGGCATCTTCAAGTACGTGGTCGAGACCGACCGCCGCTTCTACCTCTGCAACACCGTCGACGTGAAGGCCCGCTCCGAGGGCGGCGACGTGTTCTTCGAGGTCACCATCACCGACGCCTGGGTGTGGGACATGTACCGCCCCGCGCGCTTCGCCAAGAACGTCAAGGTGCTGACCTTCAAGGACGTCAACGTCGAGGAGCTCGCCACCTCCGACCTGGAGCTCCCCAAGTCCTAG